CCCTCATCTCCTTGGAACTGGTCGGTTAAGCAAAATACCCCAAAGCCAGCAGAACCTCCTATCCCCTCTCCAAAAATTGACGATTCCCCAAATACACCAGAAGCTGTTTCAACTCCGGGATCGTCCAATTTAGATCAGCAATTGGATAGTCTAATCCAAATGTTTTTCACCTCCCAGACTGAATCTGCATCACCACCGCCTACTGCAAAAACAGATGTGGATGGTAATAATGCCCCTATCTGGGAGACTTTGGCAACAATATTAGAAGACGACGAAGATACAGAAAATCTACGGGAGAATCAGTTAGAGGCAAAAATCAATCCTCCTGCAACTACCTCTAATTCTTGGACGGCGGATTCTGTACTTTCACCAGCCAATGACGACTTAATAGTTTCCGCTACTTCCTTGCACACTGAGCCGCCTGTGGGAGAAACTGACGATTACTGGTCAGAAGTTTCTCAATTGTCACAGTTGAAATTGTCAGAAAATGATGTTTCCCCAGAGTCTTTAGGTGATAACACCAGTGAAGTTAATTCACCTTCACCTGTGGTTTATCCACAGCGTCCACCAAAGGGGCGTAAGTCATTGGCATCTGTGGAACTACCGAATTTTCGCCCCAAAGGTCAATAGTAAAGAGAGACGCGATTCATCGCGTCTGAATGCCCCATGCCCCATACCCAATCACTAATTGAGAATTCTTGCTTCTGATTTCGGAATTATGGCTTCTGGGTTGGCTTTTGCTACTTGAGAGCGCGATCGCGGTTTGCCTGTGGCGATCGCATAATTAATCGCTAGCAGCCACAGCCACAAGCCCGGATTTCGGGGTTCTAGCCAAAAACCTACGCGGTTCAAAAAGCGCCCGAACCACGGATTTAGCAAAGCGCTAATTAGAGCATGACGACCGAAGTTGAAATAACTACCAAGCCATCGCATTAAATCTCTAGGCCCAGCAAGTTCCCAAATCCATAAAAGTAAGGCGGGATTTTTCCTAGCTGCTTTCAGTGCTAGGCGGTTAAAGGTTAACCAATCACACCGATCTTTGATGAAGTTATCTGCTACTTCTTGGGGTTCGTCTGCTAACAATCCAAAGAAGGTGTTAAGCATGGAGTTAATGCGCTGGGGTGGTAAGAATTTCCCAGTGGGTACCATCATTCCTTTAGAAAATAGCCAAGTCACTGAAACGTTGCTTTGGTAGGCGCGAATCCGGTTCAAGTGGCGGAAACTCAACAAGTCATGTTTGAGAGCAGTATCTAACAGGGTTGTTAAGCGCTCTAAGTTGCGAACTAGGGAACCAAAACCGGTGAATACCAGGGGAGACTGGAGTGATGCGGCATCACCGATCGCAATTAATCGATCGAAGGCAACTGTGCGATCGCTACTTCCGACACTAAAATGACCCGGTATATAGCCAAACGTCGGCTTCTTCCACACCAATTTTTCCATATCGCACCTGCGATACTCTGGCAAAATCGTGAAAAAGTCCTCGTACATCTCTAGCAAGGAACCGGGATTTTCAGCATTGACTTCGTGGTAATGAAATAAATAAATCGTCAGTTCATCATCTGCTGCGGGAAACAGTTCCCAAATTAACTGCCTTCCCCGTGAAATATCCCCATGACTGTAAAGCACGTCCCCATATTGAGAATCCCATACCCCTGGCTCAAATCCGCTCTCAATTACCGCTCCCACTGTCGGACATACACTATCAAAGGCCCGACCACCATTTAACTGCCAAGCGATGGGTGACGCAGTTCCCATTGCATCTATTAGCAGTCGTCCACTTACTTGTTTTTCAACCTGACTAGGTAAGTGCTTGACTTGCAATATAACTTGTGATATATCAATATCTGCACGCATAAATTCTGTTTCATCCCAGATTTCGCCGCCTGCCGCTTGCAGCTTTTGCCCACACATAAGGAGCCATTTTTCGGAATCTAAGCCTAAATTTAGGACTGTGGGTGTGTGCAGAACGGGCGATCGCAGTTTGGATGGATTGTTCGCATCAAAAAACTTA
This genomic interval from Nostoc sp. KVJ3 contains the following:
- a CDS encoding NAD(P)/FAD-dependent oxidoreductase, whose product is MREILYLEVPTPEIETVRSWLQTDFEPGNGEKMLTSEGFRLKIPSANTEAGATFSENLHAELSVFVWSVQRTTYLKVFRWAEKPFPNEGKILQHLTKEIRNRFRHHYPEPPAIDLSQESIFAALGSAYPLTVKYFQKMPNGEYDLTRAYWWEQRWREGVRNPQQPRQVVFSQGMRGAAGDRKIISPSSPTYDIIYIGGALGAIHAALMAKLGYKVLLVERMPFGRMNREWNISRDEIQSLVNLGLVTPTELETIIAREYKDGFNKFFDANNPSKLRSPVLHTPTVLNLGLDSEKWLLMCGQKLQAAGGEIWDETEFMRADIDISQVILQVKHLPSQVEKQVSGRLLIDAMGTASPIAWQLNGGRAFDSVCPTVGAVIESGFEPGVWDSQYGDVLYSHGDISRGRQLIWELFPAADDELTIYLFHYHEVNAENPGSLLEMYEDFFTILPEYRRCDMEKLVWKKPTFGYIPGHFSVGSSDRTVAFDRLIAIGDAASLQSPLVFTGFGSLVRNLERLTTLLDTALKHDLLSFRHLNRIRAYQSNVSVTWLFSKGMMVPTGKFLPPQRINSMLNTFFGLLADEPQEVADNFIKDRCDWLTFNRLALKAARKNPALLLWIWELAGPRDLMRWLGSYFNFGRHALISALLNPWFGRFLNRVGFWLEPRNPGLWLWLLAINYAIATGKPRSRSQVAKANPEAIIPKSEARILN